The DNA segment TAAACTTGATAGTGTACATGACATCACAGCACGTTTCAGTGGCCATTGGCAAATGTACTTGCCAAATTACCATTTCTACGAAAAATcagaaatttcaaatttattttctaaagtaTTTGAGATATTCACCATCCATGAGTGACCAACTGACTATTAACCAAGTAGCTGCCAATCTAAGATAGAAAAGAGCCAAGTGCAATTTGTAGGAAACGTTCAAATTTAACTAGTGAACTGCCAAATGTACCTGAAGCTTTAACTCACAGAACAATGCCTTATGATCAATCATAAAGTGCCAGTATATATTGCAGACTCTGCTTTTACAGGTAGCCACTTCCCATGCTTCAATTCATAGCACGGAGTGAACTAAATACcgttttcataaaaataattatagaatgAAAAACCTGCATTGTTTCTTTCATGGATGCTGTCCTCAAGCATGGCAGAATCCAGATAAAAAATATGGAAGGGTCATCTTTTTTGAAATTCTAACTCCCCGTATAtttcatttatatatattacattTCCTCGTTTCCTATCTTACTATAACCTTTAGATCATGTTCTGCAGGATGCTCAGAAGCCCTGGAGTCATCAATCAAGGTCTGCAAAATAACCGAAGCCTCTGAATGCATACCTTGACCCAAGTATTTGTCTAATATCAGGGAATACGTAACAGCAGTTTGTAGGTCAATCTTACTTATGTCGCAAGTTATAGTATTTCTCCACTCTTTTGATTTACCTTTCTGGCATAACCCATGTAGCAGAGCGCTGAAACATACAGGATCCATAGGAAACCCCTTACTCTGCATCTTTGTTTGCAATAACTGAGCAGTGTCAAACATTCCATGCTtacaaagacaaataataatggAATCATAAGCAGCAATCACAGGGCTCCATCCATCCGATATCATCACTGCAAAGAAATCCAATAGCAAGGTTCTGCAATCTTTGTCAGACTCATTTTTCTCAACAAGAACCAGTGCGTTTGTATTATTTGTCAAACCATTTATCAGATAATGGAACGTAGTGTCATTTGGGAGACAACTATTTGTCAGCATAAGTTCAAAATATGTTGCTGCCTTTTCAAGTTTAGCGGTCTTGCAAAATCCCCCTATAAGTATAGTGTATGTGACAACATTAGGCTGCAAACTGAAAGATTGCATCGCTGCGAAAACTTTTTCAGCTCTGCCCAAATCTGCTATATTGCAGAATCCGTTGATCAAGGACGTGTAGGTGACCACATTTGGCTTGAGCTTCTGTTTCACCATCTGCCCAAACATCTTGAGTGCACTTTGCAAGTCATGCTGCTTCACATACCCATCTATAAATGTGGAATAAGTGTATTCATCTGGAGCATGACGTGCATTTTTCATCCTATTCAAGCATGAGAGAGCATCTACCATCTTTCCGAATTTACAAAAACCTTTAATCATGGCATTGTACCCAACAATACCGGGGTCTATACCCTTTGTAATTATGACTTCAAAAAGCTTTCTTGCCTCATCAAGTTCACCATTCCTAATTAATCCATCTACCAAGGTGGCATAAACATATGCATCTGGTTGAACATTTCGGTCAAGCATTTCTGAAAGTAGCAATTTGGCAGCAGGAAAATTCCCTTTCTTGCAGAGGCCACTCATCAGGACATTGTAAATTTGGGCATCAGCAATTACTCCCCTTTCCATCATCTTAACCCGTACCATAAGTGCAACATCAATTTCCCCAGCAGCAACGGCTCCATGGATAAAAGCTCCATACGAAACCACATCTGGTTTTTCTCCTGTTTCGGCAAACTTAAAAAGCATATTTGATGCCTTAACATAATCCCCTTTTCTGCAATAAGCATGCATAAGAGGTGTATAACTAAACTTGTTAGGCATTAATCCCCTTTCTATTGCCCTCTCTAAAAGTTCATCAGCTTCCTTGATCCTTCCAACTCTACACGAAAAGTTAAGCATAATATTGTACGTAGTAATATCCGGCTTACagtccatctcagccatccttCTCATTGTCTCAGCTACTTTTGCCACCAGACCGTGCTTGTATTGAgcatcaataatattattatacacTTGAATATTCACACTcaatcccctctcaaccatttcTTTCATAAGTTGATCAATTGTCACGAAATCCCCTTCCTTGCATAAACTGTTAATCATAGCACCATAAGTTTCTAACGTTGGCAAAAATCCCTTCAATTTCAGTTCCTTGAAAACTCTAGTTGCACCTTGGAGATCACCCTTCTTGCAATACCCATCAATAATCATATTGTAGAACACAACATGGGGCACACAACCCTTCCCCCATCTATCTACAATCAACCTTCTACCTTCCTCAACCTTCCCAAAGTCGCATAGACCCTTAACCACTATCCCGGTGCTATAGTTATCCACAACCTTACCAGTGCCACCATCTGTCACAAGCATTTCATCATACAGCTTCCTTGCAACCTCAACGTTCCCCCTTTTGACCAAACAATTCAGCAACGAATTAGAAGCGACAACACTGGGAAAACAACCATGCATTTCCCGCACTGTATAGAATAACCGTAGGGCAGCATCAACCATCCCAGAATCTCCATAGGCTCGAATCAGAGAGTTCAAAGCTTCATGGGTAGGCTTCAAGTTTCCAACTTTCATGCTGTCCAGAACCAGCTCGATCTCGGAGAACACTCTgaatcttgccaagagcttaaGAAGAGAGGAATAAGCAAAGCCATCGAGGGAACAAGAAAAGGGTCTCGAGTTAGCCCAGTCGAAGAACTTCAAACCCAGTTCGGGGTCGTGTATTCGGTCTAGAACGAAATGGGCAACGTCCGAAACTAGAACCTCGGATTCTGCAAAGCGAGACTCGAGGGAGTCCTGCCATTGGGCGTGGGTTGCCAGTATTCGAACGGCGTCAATAACGAGGTTGTGGATGCAGGGACTGAAGCGGGTCGGCGTAAAGGTGGTGGCTTTGGGGCGGTTACGGGGTTTGATTCGAGCGAGGATGGCCTTTGACATTGGATTTTGAGTGTTTTGGTGCCAATCATTTGTGAAAGACAAGCTCTCTTCTTGGAGCTGCTTGATTTATTGTTCAACCAGATTCTATTACAACTGAGCTAATTATTTTGGACTCATTTCCACGTTAATGTGTGATTCATCTATAAAGTTTCTTAgctacaaaatataattaaatttaatacctATTATTACttcattattaaattaaaaagaaacggttaaatataattaatatctatattaaaactataataacaacattttcaattacaaaaatttaaagtgtATAATAACACAACAATATTTGTTTATTATGGATATATTCTaatatatcattattaataaAGTATATTTATAGTGTTATACtacattttttgtatttttattctcaattatttttcttaaattatctccaaatatactaaaaaaaaactttaaaattacaCTATACAATACCATCAACTCGAaaatatcaacaaaaaaaaaacttatcttcttagtattaattatatttaaatttttatgataaagtATAATAGTCTATGAGAAATTCTTctgtta comes from the Arachis duranensis cultivar V14167 chromosome 7, aradu.V14167.gnm2.J7QH, whole genome shotgun sequence genome and includes:
- the LOC107459535 gene encoding pentatricopeptide repeat-containing protein At1g52620-like, giving the protein MSKAILARIKPRNRPKATTFTPTRFSPCIHNLVIDAVRILATHAQWQDSLESRFAESEVLVSDVAHFVLDRIHDPELGLKFFDWANSRPFSCSLDGFAYSSLLKLLARFRVFSEIELVLDSMKVGNLKPTHEALNSLIRAYGDSGMVDAALRLFYTVREMHGCFPSVVASNSLLNCLVKRGNVEVARKLYDEMLVTDGGTGKVVDNYSTGIVVKGLCDFGKVEEGRRLIVDRWGKGCVPHVVFYNMIIDGYCKKGDLQGATRVFKELKLKGFLPTLETYGAMINSLCKEGDFVTIDQLMKEMVERGLSVNIQVYNNIIDAQYKHGLVAKVAETMRRMAEMDCKPDITTYNIMLNFSCRVGRIKEADELLERAIERGLMPNKFSYTPLMHAYCRKGDYVKASNMLFKFAETGEKPDVVSYGAFIHGAVAAGEIDVALMVRVKMMERGVIADAQIYNVLMSGLCKKGNFPAAKLLLSEMLDRNVQPDAYVYATLVDGLIRNGELDEARKLFEVIITKGIDPGIVGYNAMIKGFCKFGKMVDALSCLNRMKNARHAPDEYTYSTFIDGYVKQHDLQSALKMFGQMVKQKLKPNVVTYTSLINGFCNIADLGRAEKVFAAMQSFSLQPNVVTYTILIGGFCKTAKLEKAATYFELMLTNSCLPNDTTFHYLINGLTNNTNALVLVEKNESDKDCRTLLLDFFAVMISDGWSPVIAAYDSIIICLCKHGMFDTAQLLQTKMQSKGFPMDPVCFSALLHGLCQKGKSKEWRNTITCDISKIDLQTAVTYSLILDKYLGQGMHSEASVILQTLIDDSRASEHPAEHDLKVIVR